The following are encoded together in the Rhinopithecus roxellana isolate Shanxi Qingling chromosome 5, ASM756505v1, whole genome shotgun sequence genome:
- the PAX9 gene encoding paired box protein Pax-9 isoform X1 produces MEPAFGEVNQLGGVFVNGRPLPNAIRLRIVELAQLGIRPCDISRQLRVSHGCVSKILARYNETGSILPGAIGGSKPRVTTPTVVKHIRTYKQRDPGIFAWEIRDRLLADGVCDKYNVPSVSSISRILRNKIGNLAQQGHYDSYKQHQPTPQPALPYNHIYSYPSPITAAAAKVPTPPGVPAIPGSVAMPRTWPSSHSVTDILGIRSITDQAVSDSSPYHSPKVEEWSSLGRNNFPATAPHAVNGLEKGVLEQEAKYGQAPNGLPAVGSFVSASGMAAYPTPAQVSPYMTYSAAPSGYVAGHGWQHAGSTPLSPHNCDIPASLAFKGMQAAREGSHSVTASAL; encoded by the exons ATGG AGCCAGCCTTCGGGGAGGTGAACCAGCTGGGAGGAGTGTTCGTGAACGGGAGGCCGCTGCCCAACGCCATCCGGCTTCGCATCGTGGAACTGGCCCAACTGGGCATCCGACCGTGTGACATCAGCCGGCAGTTACGGGTCTCGCACGGCTGCGTCAGCAAGATCCTGGCGCGATACAACGAGACGGGCTCGATCTTGCCAGGAGCCATCGGGGGCAGCAAGCCCCGGGTCACTACCCCCACCGTGGTGAAACACATCCGGACCTACAAGCAGAGGGACCCCGGCATCTTCGCCTGGGAGATCCGGGACCGCCTGCTGGCGGACGGCGTGTGCGACAAGTACAACGTGCCCTCCGTGAGCTCCATCAGCCGTATTCTGCGCAACAAGATCGGCAACTTGGCCCAGCAGGGTCATTACGACTCATACAAGCAGCACCAGCCGACGCCGCAGCCAGCGCTGCCCTACAACCACATCTACTCGTACCCCAGCCCTATCACGGCGGCGGCCGCCAAGGTGCCCACGCCACCCGGGGTGCCTGCCATCCCCGGTTCGGTGGCCATGCCGCGCACCTGGCCTTCCTCGCACTCTGTCACAGACATCCTGGGCATCCGCTCCATCACTGACCAAG CAGTGAGCGACAGCTCCCCCTACCACAGCCCCAAGGTGGAGGAGTGGAGCAGCCTGGGCCGCAACAACTTCCCTGCCACCGCCCCGCACGCGGTGAACGGGTTGGAAAAGGGAGTCCTGGAGCAGGAAGCCAAGTACGGTCAG GCACCAAATGGTCTCCCAGCTGTGGGCAGTTTTGTGTCAGCATCCGGCATGGCTGCTTACCCTACCCCGGCTCAAGTGTCGCCTTACATGACCTACAGCGCTGCTCCTTCTGGTTATGTTGCTGGACATGGGTGGCAACATGCTGGCAGCACCCCATTGTCTCCCCACAACTGTGACATTCCCGCATCGCTGGCGTTCAAGGGAATGCAGGCAGCCAGAGAAGGTAGTCATTCTGTCACGGCTTCCGCACTCTGA
- the PAX9 gene encoding paired box protein Pax-9 isoform X2, protein MEPAFGEVNQLGGVFVNGRPLPNAIRLRIVELAQLGIRPCDISRQLRVSHGCVSKILARYNETGSILPGAIGGSKPRVTTPTVVKHIRTYKQRDPGIFAWEIRDRLLADGVCDKYNVPSVSSISRILRNKIGNLAQQGHYDSYKQHQPTPQPALPYNHIYSYPSPITAAAAKVPTPPGVPAIPGSVAMPRTWPSSHSVTDILGIRSITDQVSDSSPYHSPKVEEWSSLGRNNFPATAPHAVNGLEKGVLEQEAKYGQAPNGLPAVGSFVSASGMAAYPTPAQVSPYMTYSAAPSGYVAGHGWQHAGSTPLSPHNCDIPASLAFKGMQAAREGSHSVTASAL, encoded by the exons ATGG AGCCAGCCTTCGGGGAGGTGAACCAGCTGGGAGGAGTGTTCGTGAACGGGAGGCCGCTGCCCAACGCCATCCGGCTTCGCATCGTGGAACTGGCCCAACTGGGCATCCGACCGTGTGACATCAGCCGGCAGTTACGGGTCTCGCACGGCTGCGTCAGCAAGATCCTGGCGCGATACAACGAGACGGGCTCGATCTTGCCAGGAGCCATCGGGGGCAGCAAGCCCCGGGTCACTACCCCCACCGTGGTGAAACACATCCGGACCTACAAGCAGAGGGACCCCGGCATCTTCGCCTGGGAGATCCGGGACCGCCTGCTGGCGGACGGCGTGTGCGACAAGTACAACGTGCCCTCCGTGAGCTCCATCAGCCGTATTCTGCGCAACAAGATCGGCAACTTGGCCCAGCAGGGTCATTACGACTCATACAAGCAGCACCAGCCGACGCCGCAGCCAGCGCTGCCCTACAACCACATCTACTCGTACCCCAGCCCTATCACGGCGGCGGCCGCCAAGGTGCCCACGCCACCCGGGGTGCCTGCCATCCCCGGTTCGGTGGCCATGCCGCGCACCTGGCCTTCCTCGCACTCTGTCACAGACATCCTGGGCATCCGCTCCATCACTGACCAAG TGAGCGACAGCTCCCCCTACCACAGCCCCAAGGTGGAGGAGTGGAGCAGCCTGGGCCGCAACAACTTCCCTGCCACCGCCCCGCACGCGGTGAACGGGTTGGAAAAGGGAGTCCTGGAGCAGGAAGCCAAGTACGGTCAG GCACCAAATGGTCTCCCAGCTGTGGGCAGTTTTGTGTCAGCATCCGGCATGGCTGCTTACCCTACCCCGGCTCAAGTGTCGCCTTACATGACCTACAGCGCTGCTCCTTCTGGTTATGTTGCTGGACATGGGTGGCAACATGCTGGCAGCACCCCATTGTCTCCCCACAACTGTGACATTCCCGCATCGCTGGCGTTCAAGGGAATGCAGGCAGCCAGAGAAGGTAGTCATTCTGTCACGGCTTCCGCACTCTGA